The following are encoded together in the Hemicordylus capensis ecotype Gifberg chromosome 4, rHemCap1.1.pri, whole genome shotgun sequence genome:
- the LOC128322198 gene encoding selenoprotein V-like: protein MMRGWHFRRTSPLLQSEPGQSHPPPSAARPTSVLTSFCSRPRDSPTPPFCSRPRDGPAPPFCSRPRDGPAPPFCSRPRDGPAPPFCSQPLDHPAPPLLQQAPGQSRTPLLQPAPGQSRTPLLQPAPGQSRTPLLQPAPGQSRTPLLQPAPGQSRTPLLQPAPGQSRTPLLQPAPGQSRTPLLQPAPGLSRTPLLQPAPGLSRTPLLQPAPGLSRTPLLQPAPGLSRTPLLQPAPGLSRTPLLQPAPGLSRTPLLQPAPGLSRTPLLQPAPGLSRTPLLQLAPGLSRTPLLHTYPALGQSCLLPATGHSLVLPPPPLISLRVGIKWLAKKRGELL, encoded by the coding sequence ATGATGAGAGGCTGGCATTTCAGGAGGACCTCCCCACTTCTGCAGTCAGAACCAGgacagtcccacccacccccttctgcagccagacCAACTTCAGTCCTGAcctccttctgcagccggccccgggacagccccacaccccccttctgcagccggccccgggacggtcccgcaccccccttctgcagccggccccgggacggtcccgcaccccccttctgcagccggccccgggacggtcccgcaccccccttctgcagccagcccctGGACCATCCTGCACCCCCCCTTCTGCAGCAAGCCCcaggacagtcccgcaccccccttctgcagccggccccgggacagtcccgcaccccccttctgcagccggccccgggacagtcccgcaccccccttctgcagccggccccgggacagtcccgcaccccccttctgcagccggccccgggacagtcccgcaccccccttctgcagccggccccgggacagtcccgcaccccccttctgcagccggccccgggacagtcccgcaccccccttctgcagccggccccgggactgtcccgcaccccccttctgcagccggccccgggactgtcccgcaccccccttctgcagccggccccgggactgtcccgcaccccccttctgcagccggccccgggactgtcccgcaccccccttctgcagccggccccgggactgtcccgcaccccccttctgcagccggccccgggactgtcccgcaccccccttctgcagccggccccgggactgtcccgcaccccccttctgcagccggccccgggactgtcccgcaccccccttctgcagctggccccgggactgtcccgcaccccccttctgcacaCATACCcggctctgggccagtcctgcctccttcctgcaaCTGGCCACAGTTTagtcctgccccccccgcccttgatttCCCTCAGGGTAGGGATTAAATGGCTCGCCAA